The proteins below come from a single Spirochaetota bacterium genomic window:
- a CDS encoding tape measure protein, with protein MAGRFSIEAVFKAVDKLSVPMAKMGITAKSMSMGMKTDFARAQRHAGEMSSSISRNFGPVMRRTAGVGVMALGAGIAFAIKKASEMENATASFTTMLGGNAEAAKKLVSELQVLGAETPFEFKDLQDASVMLMGFGAATKDNMVPTLKMLGDLSQGSADRLKGIALAFGQIKAQGKASLQDINQLINNQVPILQQLAKQWNLKGPGAVGQARQMIATKGTAEEIEKAMRSMVSEGGMFFNGMLRASATFTGLWSTFMDAIGMTAAGIGDVLLPTAKEWVITATKAASGVLAWVQANKALIAVKLQSWLTVIKGVGKVVLTIIDGIVAIYPYIAPFVPMIIGLVGAFVLYQKALLLAAFAQAVFNAASSVGPMGRMMMIIGAMVGLIYYLNANWDEFTDTTKTVIKVIGTIAGIITGLVVVVKLWAIAQIILNAALWTCPITWIIIGIIALVAAVILVIKYWDYLKQKFFEFTQIFDNPVFAALSTILFPLIAIPILIARNWDRVKDAIGAVVDKISAAVNIAKEFMGIETGKQSGNAKPSDRRTVTTGGERTATSIESKSNTQHVVIRNGSQNQVDAGGQSVPRGGSLKLGYQET; from the coding sequence ATGGCGGGACGATTCTCCATAGAGGCTGTATTCAAGGCAGTTGACAAGCTTTCGGTCCCCATGGCCAAAATGGGGATCACCGCGAAGTCAATGAGCATGGGCATGAAGACGGATTTTGCCAGGGCGCAGCGCCATGCCGGTGAGATGTCATCAAGCATCAGCCGTAACTTTGGCCCGGTCATGAGACGCACCGCCGGTGTTGGCGTCATGGCCCTTGGTGCCGGGATTGCCTTCGCCATCAAGAAGGCCTCCGAAATGGAGAACGCCACGGCATCGTTCACGACCATGCTCGGTGGGAACGCGGAGGCCGCGAAGAAGCTTGTTAGTGAATTGCAGGTCCTCGGCGCTGAGACTCCATTTGAATTCAAGGATCTCCAGGACGCGTCAGTTATGCTCATGGGCTTTGGCGCTGCCACAAAAGATAACATGGTTCCAACACTCAAAATGCTCGGCGATCTGTCGCAGGGATCGGCTGATCGGCTCAAAGGTATTGCCCTCGCTTTCGGGCAGATAAAGGCACAGGGAAAGGCCTCGCTGCAGGACATTAACCAGCTCATCAATAATCAGGTCCCGATTCTCCAACAGCTCGCCAAACAGTGGAACCTCAAAGGTCCCGGCGCTGTAGGCCAGGCTCGACAGATGATCGCAACAAAAGGTACTGCCGAAGAAATCGAAAAAGCGATGCGATCCATGGTATCAGAGGGCGGTATGTTTTTTAATGGCATGCTTCGGGCCTCGGCCACATTCACCGGCTTGTGGTCAACCTTCATGGATGCGATCGGCATGACCGCGGCAGGCATCGGTGACGTGTTACTCCCGACCGCCAAGGAATGGGTTATCACGGCGACCAAGGCGGCGTCCGGAGTTCTGGCCTGGGTACAGGCAAACAAGGCTCTTATCGCGGTCAAGTTACAGTCGTGGCTGACCGTCATCAAGGGCGTCGGAAAGGTGGTCCTTACCATCATTGACGGCATAGTTGCCATCTATCCTTACATCGCCCCGTTTGTCCCGATGATTATCGGCCTGGTGGGGGCGTTCGTGTTGTACCAGAAAGCGCTCCTTCTCGCCGCTTTCGCACAGGCTGTTTTTAACGCCGCATCAAGCGTCGGACCGATGGGTCGCATGATGATGATCATCGGCGCCATGGTTGGATTGATCTACTATCTGAATGCCAACTGGGACGAATTCACCGACACAACGAAGACGGTTATCAAGGTTATCGGTACTATTGCCGGTATTATCACCGGGCTTGTAGTCGTTGTCAAACTTTGGGCGATTGCGCAGATAATCTTGAACGCCGCCCTCTGGACATGCCCGATTACATGGATCATCATAGGCATTATTGCCCTTGTTGCCGCGGTCATTCTGGTTATTAAATATTGGGATTATCTTAAACAGAAATTTTTCGAGTTTACTCAAATATTCGACAACCCTGTGTTCGCTGCGCTGTCAACGATTCTCTTCCCACTCATTGCGATTCCGATCCTGATTGCCCGCAACTGGGATCGCGTCAAGGATGCAATCGGCGCCGTAGTTGACAAGATAAGCGCTGCCGTCAATATAGCGAAGGAATTTATGGGTATTGAAACCGGAAAACAGTCGGGTAACGCGAAGCCATCAGACCGCCGCACTGTTACAACGGGAGGTGAAAGGACTGCAACATCGATTGAAAGTAAGTCTAATACTCAGCATGTTGTTATCCGTAACGGATCGCAGAACCAGGTGGATGCCGGCGGCCAGAGCGTCCCGAGAGGCGGCTCACTTAAACTTGGATACCAGGAGACGTAA
- a CDS encoding DNA circularization N-terminal domain-containing protein, whose product MGWRDRLIDAAITTPDKKRFKFQYQDVEKTIDKKTSTYEFAEKDGALVQDFGLGKVSYPLTIFFSGEDYDLEAKRFEKSASKKGVCSLEHPVYGIKDVVIVKIQRRDSLQSAGNQAVFNLDMTETIIPESPILGVEAISQVMTGIESMTDLAASTLEGVATFAYGLVSGIQQMAQTFINSAMRIFDAAVSVTDTAAAAFSSTANFINKNIDALALAPAELSRSLQTLILAPSQLPVSVKSRMAMYSDLLGQVLSDPMGANTREYRNQCLMKQMLATAILTAMADVNLHPDTGTNTGFTTRADAIQSAASLVNTFLEVQGFLDGMETTGVSNDLENRFAASDALIQALKRIISSTARYLIQLSYELKQERIVTLDRDRTIIDLCYELYGTTANDYLDLLIVSNSLTATEILLIPRAREIRYYI is encoded by the coding sequence ATGGGCTGGAGAGACAGACTCATAGATGCCGCGATCACTACCCCGGATAAGAAGCGGTTTAAATTTCAATATCAGGATGTCGAGAAGACAATCGACAAGAAGACGTCTACTTATGAATTCGCCGAAAAGGACGGTGCTCTCGTTCAGGATTTCGGCCTCGGCAAGGTGTCATACCCGCTCACAATATTTTTCTCCGGTGAAGACTACGATCTTGAGGCGAAGCGGTTCGAGAAATCGGCGTCTAAAAAAGGCGTCTGTTCTCTTGAACATCCGGTGTATGGCATCAAGGATGTCGTAATCGTCAAGATTCAGCGGCGCGACTCCCTCCAGTCCGCCGGCAATCAGGCCGTGTTCAACCTGGATATGACCGAAACTATTATACCCGAGTCGCCTATCCTTGGAGTCGAGGCGATATCGCAGGTGATGACCGGCATAGAATCAATGACCGACCTGGCCGCCTCGACCCTCGAAGGTGTCGCGACTTTCGCATATGGACTTGTTTCCGGCATACAGCAGATGGCGCAGACATTCATCAATTCAGCCATGAGAATTTTCGACGCCGCAGTCAGTGTTACCGATACCGCAGCCGCGGCATTTTCTTCGACGGCAAATTTCATCAATAAAAACATAGATGCCCTCGCCCTGGCTCCGGCTGAGCTATCCAGATCGCTGCAAACATTGATACTGGCTCCCTCACAGCTCCCCGTCTCCGTCAAGAGCCGTATGGCGATGTATAGCGATTTGCTAGGCCAGGTGCTGTCGGATCCCATGGGGGCGAATACCCGCGAATACAGAAACCAATGTCTCATGAAACAAATGCTCGCAACTGCCATTCTGACCGCAATGGCCGATGTTAATTTGCATCCAGACACCGGTACAAACACGGGTTTTACTACGCGGGCTGATGCGATTCAATCAGCGGCGTCTCTGGTGAACACGTTTCTGGAGGTCCAGGGATTCCTGGACGGTATGGAAACAACTGGTGTGAGCAATGATCTGGAGAACCGTTTCGCCGCCTCTGACGCGCTTATCCAGGCACTGAAGCGCATCATATCGTCGACCGCCCGATATTTGATTCAGCTATCATATGAATTAAAGCAGGAGCGGATTGTAACCCTCGACCGGGACCGGACCATCATTGACCTGTGCTATGAATTATATGGCACAACCGCTAATGATTATCTCGATCTATTGATTGTCTCCAACAGCCTGACGGCAACAGAAATACTACTGATACCACGAGCGCGGGAGATACGGTATTATATATGA
- a CDS encoding phage GP46 family protein: MSELRQGDLYVYDTADGGEITVRNGEPVMDGGLENAVYLSLFGHADDLLWMNEYFEESEKMSGEFNKFVSGSVLTAGSVMQAEEVAKKALKWMIEAEICDTIEASVTVTGKSQSRITIELLKDETVLVSSNYEINWMYQKNDPASGRK; encoded by the coding sequence ATGAGCGAATTACGACAAGGCGATCTATATGTATATGATACCGCCGATGGCGGTGAGATAACCGTTCGGAACGGTGAGCCCGTCATGGACGGGGGCCTCGAAAACGCGGTGTACTTATCTCTGTTCGGCCACGCCGACGACCTCCTCTGGATGAACGAGTATTTCGAGGAGAGCGAAAAAATGAGCGGCGAATTCAACAAATTTGTCAGCGGTTCGGTACTGACGGCGGGGTCCGTCATGCAGGCCGAGGAAGTGGCAAAGAAGGCCCTCAAATGGATGATTGAGGCGGAAATCTGCGATACAATCGAGGCCTCAGTAACCGTCACGGGGAAGTCGCAATCGCGGATCACCATTGAGCTCCTGAAGGATGAGACAGTTCTGGTATCAAGTAATTATGAAATCAACTGGATGTACCAAAAGAACGACCCCGCGAGTGGGAGGAAATAA
- a CDS encoding baseplate J/gp47 family protein, protein MALDNPTLQEIQTNIIADIESELGQSIPLLAKAVFRILSYALAGAWIILYKYGTYQFNQRFPQLASDYYLEILGWIKGITRTPASTWAGQLSAISTTGTGQLKAGTQLINNNTGVVYTVDTAVALTIGTISFSATATSSGESGSLEVGEVIYFVSPLGGVNQEATVTAVTTQGDDKENIEDYRERVISAYHRAPQGGALTDYRAWAIEAPHIVSAYPYPATTPGIVDVYIEADDQTDGIPTSAEIAAALECITYDPITGLQTRRPVTAEVNVLAITRSAANVTITGLSPDSPSIREAIAAALSQQLLLKEPYIQGLSAERLNTITVAELISVAQTAVQAYSAIFTNMTFQVSGTTYSLYTLTVGEKIKLGIVAYA, encoded by the coding sequence ATGGCTCTTGACAATCCGACATTACAAGAAATTCAAACCAACATCATAGCCGACATAGAATCAGAGCTCGGACAATCAATTCCACTCTTGGCGAAGGCCGTTTTTAGAATCTTGTCGTACGCTCTCGCCGGGGCCTGGATCATCCTGTATAAATACGGCACCTATCAATTTAATCAGCGATTTCCGCAGCTCGCCTCAGATTACTATCTGGAAATCCTTGGGTGGATAAAGGGCATTACGCGCACGCCCGCGTCTACGTGGGCCGGCCAGCTGTCTGCGATATCGACAACCGGCACCGGGCAGCTCAAGGCCGGGACACAGCTTATCAATAATAATACCGGCGTTGTATATACCGTTGACACGGCCGTCGCCTTGACAATAGGGACGATATCATTCAGCGCGACTGCGACATCGAGCGGAGAGAGCGGGAGCCTCGAAGTCGGCGAGGTAATCTATTTCGTTTCCCCGCTGGGAGGGGTTAACCAGGAAGCCACAGTGACGGCGGTTACAACGCAAGGTGACGACAAGGAAAACATCGAAGACTACAGGGAGCGGGTAATCAGCGCGTATCATCGGGCCCCGCAGGGTGGCGCCCTTACAGACTATCGTGCTTGGGCGATAGAGGCGCCGCACATCGTATCGGCCTATCCCTACCCTGCCACGACGCCGGGGATCGTCGATGTGTACATCGAGGCCGACGACCAGACAGACGGCATCCCAACATCCGCCGAGATCGCCGCAGCTCTCGAATGTATAACCTATGACCCAATAACCGGGTTACAGACCCGGCGGCCGGTAACGGCCGAGGTGAACGTGCTGGCGATTACCAGAAGCGCCGCCAACGTGACAATTACTGGACTGTCGCCTGATTCCCCGAGCATTCGGGAAGCAATCGCCGCGGCGTTATCACAACAACTGCTTTTAAAGGAGCCATACATTCAGGGGCTGAGCGCCGAACGACTTAATACGATAACCGTCGCCGAGCTGATATCGGTCGCGCAGACCGCCGTACAGGCATACAGCGCCATATTTACCAACATGACATTTCAAGTCAGCGGGACAACATACAGTTTATATACCCTCACCGTCGGAGAAAAAATCAAGCTGGGGATCGTAGCCTATGCATAA
- a CDS encoding DUF2313 domain-containing protein, giving the protein MHNFFDTLRKLFPSGRAYRLINGSSHNKLIRALSKEPERIIEFYDDILSAGIPDGNLQSEVLPDWERFLGLVRISGLSDADRNNRIKGQYAAYGGQGPDYIQNVLQAAGFPVYVKENIPIYEPSAHKYVSRLGWITLGQTRLGAYTTRIDPRSKTGILIAGNIGGDYDLPALPERFIYIFFLCGAAGIDHFVDLPASREYDFYNLVLQIKPAHTWVLAQVNFV; this is encoded by the coding sequence ATGCATAATTTCTTCGATACATTACGGAAATTATTCCCCTCCGGGAGAGCGTACAGGCTCATCAACGGGTCATCGCACAATAAGCTGATCCGAGCCCTCTCGAAAGAACCGGAGCGTATCATCGAATTTTATGATGACATATTGAGCGCGGGGATCCCCGACGGCAATCTCCAGTCCGAGGTGTTGCCGGACTGGGAACGGTTCCTCGGCCTGGTGAGAATATCCGGATTGTCTGACGCGGACCGCAACAACAGAATTAAGGGGCAATATGCCGCTTATGGCGGTCAGGGCCCGGACTACATTCAGAACGTTCTCCAGGCCGCCGGGTTTCCGGTATATGTGAAGGAAAATATTCCGATTTACGAACCTTCGGCGCATAAGTATGTGTCCCGGCTGGGCTGGATTACTCTCGGACAGACACGGCTCGGCGCCTACACAACGAGGATCGACCCTCGCAGCAAGACCGGCATTCTTATCGCCGGGAACATCGGCGGCGATTATGACCTGCCCGCTCTGCCGGAGCGGTTCATTTATATCTTTTTTTTGTGCGGCGCGGCCGGGATAGATCATTTTGTAGACCTTCCCGCGTCGCGTGAATATGATTTCTACAACCTTGTGTTGCAGATCAAGCCCGCCCACACCTGGGTGCTGGCTCAAGTAAATTTTGTATAG